The Deltaproteobacteria bacterium genome window below encodes:
- a CDS encoding cell division protein ZapA, translating into MEKHFNINILGQELSVLTDSGDEHVARVVKYVNDKVEEVGKTSNNINTLNIVILVALNIADEYFKFKGVKEDICNQLEGRSEELLNLINEIR; encoded by the coding sequence TTGGAAAAACATTTTAATATCAATATACTGGGGCAGGAATTGTCAGTTTTAACTGATTCAGGGGATGAACATGTAGCACGGGTTGTCAAGTATGTCAATGACAAGGTAGAAGAGGTAGGAAAAACATCAAATAATATTAATACTTTGAATATTGTCATACTTGTCGCTTTAAACATTGCAGACGAATATTTTAAATTTAAGGGAGTCAAAGAAGATATTTGTAATCAACTAGAGGGTAGATCTGAGGAATTGCTTAATCTTATTAATGAGATAAGATAA
- the purD gene encoding phosphoribosylamine--glycine ligase has protein sequence MMNVLLIGNGAREHAIAEAIVQSKHQPRLFSFMKANNPGITSLSEKVFIGSYSDMAAVNAFAKECRVDFAIIGPEDPLNNGVVDSLKEAGVPSVGPTKSLARLETSKSFTRNILSKYNIPGNPKFKIFTSIEGIEDFLDELDGIVVKPDGLTGGKGVMVQGDHFQSKEEALLYCKQVLTEHPSVIIDERLEGEEFSLQCLSDGKTVVATPPVQDHKRRFVDDKGPNTGGMGSYSCEDHALPFMDQEAVAEGLAITQKVAEAIYKETGEYYKGIMYGGFIITKSGIKLLEYNARFGDPEAMNTLPLLKTDFVDVCRAILEGTLDRLNIEFEKKASVCKYIVPKGYGLPKDHPDAQSTSAKIEMGDVGKARLYYASVDKRADGLYMSTSRAIGVVGIADSLGEAEQIAEKAVSAIKGPVDHRPDIGTKPLIEKRIRHMQLIRG, from the coding sequence ATGATGAACGTACTTTTAATCGGAAACGGTGCCCGTGAACACGCCATTGCTGAGGCAATTGTACAATCGAAGCATCAGCCCAGACTCTTTTCCTTCATGAAAGCCAACAACCCGGGCATTACATCCCTCTCAGAAAAAGTCTTTATTGGAAGCTACAGTGACATGGCTGCCGTCAATGCCTTTGCAAAAGAGTGCCGCGTGGATTTCGCCATCATCGGACCGGAAGACCCTCTGAATAATGGAGTTGTTGATTCCTTGAAAGAGGCCGGCGTTCCTTCTGTAGGTCCAACGAAAAGCCTGGCCCGTCTTGAGACCTCAAAATCCTTCACGAGAAATATTCTCAGTAAATATAACATACCGGGAAACCCAAAATTTAAAATTTTTACATCCATAGAAGGAATAGAAGACTTCCTCGATGAACTTGACGGCATCGTTGTAAAACCGGATGGACTGACGGGCGGCAAAGGTGTCATGGTTCAGGGAGATCACTTTCAGAGCAAGGAAGAGGCACTTCTCTACTGCAAGCAGGTTTTAACCGAGCATCCGAGTGTCATCATTGACGAAAGACTGGAAGGCGAGGAATTCTCTCTGCAGTGTCTGAGCGACGGTAAAACCGTGGTTGCAACTCCTCCTGTTCAGGATCACAAGAGACGGTTTGTCGACGATAAGGGCCCAAATACGGGAGGGATGGGTTCGTATTCCTGTGAAGATCATGCCTTGCCTTTTATGGATCAGGAGGCCGTCGCAGAAGGTCTGGCGATTACGCAGAAGGTTGCAGAGGCAATTTACAAAGAGACGGGCGAATATTACAAAGGGATCATGTATGGCGGATTCATCATCACGAAATCCGGTATCAAGCTGCTGGAATACAACGCCCGCTTCGGCGACCCTGAGGCAATGAACACACTCCCCCTGTTAAAAACGGATTTCGTCGATGTCTGCAGGGCAATCCTTGAAGGAACCCTGGATAGATTGAACATCGAATTTGAGAAAAAGGCATCGGTATGTAAATACATCGTCCCGAAGGGATACGGTCTCCCCAAAGACCATCCTGATGCCCAATCGACATCGGCAAAAATTGAGATGGGCGATGTTGGGAAAGCTCGTCTGTACTATGCATCAGTTGATAAAAGGGCAGATGGATTGTATATGAGCACATCCCGGGCAATCGGTGTAGTCGGCATCGCAGATAGTCTCGGCGAAGCGGAACAAATAGCTGAAAAAGCGGTATCTGCGATCAAGGGCCCCGTTGACCACAGACCTGACATCGGCACGAAACCGCTCATCGAAAAAAGAATCCGCCACATGCAGCTAATCAGGGGGTGA
- the purH gene encoding bifunctional phosphoribosylaminoimidazolecarboxamide formyltransferase/IMP cyclohydrolase, whose amino-acid sequence MNTIKRILISVTDKKGLIEFARGLKGFTLEILSTGGTASQLRAGGIKVTDVSDYTGFPEMMDGRLKTLHPKIHGGLLALRNNEEHMKAAMEHHIDMIDMIVINLYRFEDTVAKKDCTFDEAIENIDIGGPAMLRAAAKNYRYVSVVTDPGDYSTILEEMKSTGGKISESTNFTLATKAFQLTARYDAAISNYLSGISKEGAKRTFPETYTVQFVKAQDLRYGENPHQHAAFYRETDQPISAVSGARQLQGKELSYNNIMDSDAAWQMVSDFELPATVIVKHANPCGAATSDSDISTAYRKAMETDPVSAFGGIVAVNRPVDKKMAEEMTKIFLEVIIAPGFDEEAKAVLSSKKNVRLLEIPSTGARPAGYDFRRVVGGLLVQDRDIDDFDIKKARVVTKRPPAEEEYQALDFAWRVVKHVKSNAIVYATRDQLVGVGAGQMSRVDSVKIATMKSNLPTKGCVLASDAFFPFRDGIDMAAEAGITAIIQPGGSVRDAEVIRAADEHGMAMIFTETRHFKH is encoded by the coding sequence ATGAATACCATCAAAAGAATACTTATCAGCGTTACCGATAAAAAAGGACTCATCGAGTTCGCACGGGGGCTTAAGGGCTTTACTTTAGAGATCCTCTCTACCGGTGGGACTGCTTCCCAGCTAAGAGCAGGCGGCATAAAAGTGACGGACGTCTCTGATTATACCGGCTTCCCGGAAATGATGGACGGACGTCTTAAGACGCTTCATCCAAAGATTCATGGCGGCCTTCTGGCATTACGGAACAATGAAGAGCACATGAAAGCGGCAATGGAGCACCATATCGATATGATTGACATGATTGTGATCAACCTCTACCGGTTCGAAGATACGGTGGCAAAAAAAGATTGTACTTTCGACGAGGCTATTGAAAACATTGACATCGGCGGTCCTGCCATGTTGCGGGCAGCGGCGAAGAATTACCGGTATGTCAGCGTTGTTACCGATCCTGGCGACTACTCTACCATTCTGGAGGAGATGAAAAGCACGGGAGGGAAGATCTCGGAGAGTACAAACTTTACTCTCGCGACGAAAGCCTTTCAATTGACGGCCAGATACGACGCTGCCATTTCCAATTATCTCAGCGGCATAAGCAAGGAAGGAGCAAAAAGAACATTCCCTGAAACGTATACCGTTCAGTTTGTCAAAGCACAGGATCTCCGTTACGGAGAGAACCCCCATCAGCACGCTGCTTTTTACCGGGAAACAGATCAGCCAATATCTGCTGTCTCAGGTGCGCGTCAGCTTCAGGGAAAAGAATTGTCTTATAACAACATTATGGACAGCGATGCGGCGTGGCAGATGGTGTCTGATTTTGAATTACCGGCAACCGTCATTGTCAAGCACGCCAACCCTTGCGGTGCAGCCACCTCTGATAGCGATATCTCCACAGCCTACAGAAAGGCAATGGAAACGGATCCCGTTTCTGCTTTCGGGGGAATCGTTGCCGTGAACCGGCCGGTGGACAAAAAAATGGCTGAAGAAATGACCAAAATTTTTCTGGAGGTTATTATTGCCCCAGGCTTTGATGAAGAAGCGAAAGCTGTATTGAGTTCCAAAAAGAACGTGAGGCTTTTGGAAATTCCCTCGACCGGAGCCCGCCCCGCAGGTTATGACTTCCGGCGGGTCGTAGGAGGGCTTCTCGTTCAGGATAGGGACATCGACGATTTTGACATAAAAAAAGCACGTGTCGTCACAAAAAGGCCTCCTGCGGAAGAAGAATACCAGGCATTAGACTTCGCATGGCGGGTAGTGAAGCATGTTAAATCAAACGCCATTGTCTATGCGACAAGAGACCAACTGGTCGGCGTTGGTGCAGGACAGATGAGCCGTGTGGACTCCGTAAAAATCGCCACGATGAAATCCAATCTGCCTACAAAAGGCTGTGTTTTGGCGTCCGATGCCTTCTTCCCATTCAGAGACGGCATTGATATGGCAGCAGAAGCGGGTATTACCGCAATTATCCAGCCCGGCGGCTCTGTCAGGGATGCAGAAGTCATCAGGGCAGCGGATGAGCATGGCATGGCAATGATCTTTACGGAAACGAGGCACTTCAAGCATTGA
- a CDS encoding hemolysin family protein, translating into MDYLITLKIVLLVILFLLSGFFSCSEAALFSLTPLHLHKMQEERFPFLSSIRSLLNYPKRLLITLIVGNEAVNIVLSVLTASLFIQWLGNDGQWVSIAFTTILLLIFGEAVPKTFGVTYPIRLSFAAAPFIAIVSWVERPVVWILETVSALIVSLFPSGHSRERAAVTEDEFRTLVDTGEKEGSIEPSQRDLIHGVFELGDKPVSEVMIPRVDMFCLPASLRIEDMEREVIKARHERIPVYGTDRDDIRGILFAKELLHRMANVGKTRQIEKLLRKAYFVPEERSAAAMLRDFQTMKIQMAIVVDEYGGVSGLVTLEDILEDLFEDIYDNYGLKTNLWQRIDEQTFLVSGKMSMEEFSKLTGLVLSTEDFDTVGGFVFHLFGKLPSKGESVCFENYAFRVEKMGGTRILILRVERKEKTLDG; encoded by the coding sequence TTGGATTACCTGATTACTTTAAAAATTGTATTGCTTGTTATTCTTTTTCTTTTGTCGGGATTTTTCTCCTGTTCAGAGGCCGCTCTTTTTTCACTTACTCCTCTTCATCTGCATAAGATGCAGGAAGAGAGATTCCCCTTTCTGTCTTCCATCCGCAGCTTGTTGAATTATCCTAAGAGGTTACTGATTACCCTCATCGTGGGGAACGAGGCCGTGAATATCGTCCTTTCCGTGCTGACGGCTTCTTTGTTCATCCAGTGGCTGGGGAACGACGGCCAGTGGGTGTCTATTGCCTTCACGACCATATTGCTTCTCATTTTTGGTGAAGCCGTTCCAAAAACCTTTGGCGTGACCTATCCGATACGCCTCTCTTTTGCAGCGGCGCCGTTTATTGCCATAGTATCATGGGTTGAGCGTCCCGTCGTTTGGATTCTGGAAACGGTGTCGGCCCTCATAGTATCACTATTTCCCAGCGGACATTCGCGGGAAAGGGCTGCTGTAACAGAGGATGAATTCAGGACCCTTGTTGACACAGGTGAAAAAGAAGGGTCCATCGAGCCATCTCAGCGTGATCTCATTCACGGGGTATTTGAACTGGGAGATAAACCGGTTTCTGAGGTCATGATCCCCCGGGTCGATATGTTTTGCCTTCCCGCTTCTTTAAGAATTGAAGATATGGAAAGGGAAGTCATCAAGGCCCGCCATGAACGGATTCCGGTTTATGGAACAGACCGTGATGATATTCGGGGCATTCTCTTTGCCAAAGAACTTTTACACCGCATGGCGAACGTTGGAAAGACAAGACAAATAGAGAAACTGCTGCGAAAAGCGTATTTTGTGCCGGAAGAGAGAAGCGCCGCAGCGATGCTGCGCGATTTTCAGACGATGAAAATCCAGATGGCAATTGTTGTGGATGAATATGGCGGCGTTTCCGGTCTAGTAACCCTGGAAGATATCCTTGAAGACCTGTTTGAAGACATCTACGATAACTATGGTCTAAAGACAAACCTTTGGCAGAGGATTGACGAACAAACATTCCTCGTTTCGGGAAAGATGTCGATGGAAGAGTTCAGTAAACTGACTGGTCTTGTCCTTTCCACGGAGGATTTCGACACGGTAGGCGGCTTTGTCTTTCATCTCTTTGGGAAATTGCCATCAAAGGGGGAAAGTGTCTGCTTTGAAAATTATGCATTTAGAGTGGAGAAGATGGGCGGCACGAGAATTCTGATACTGAGGGTCGAGAGAAAAGAGAAAACGCTTGATGGATAA
- the purE gene encoding 5-(carboxyamino)imidazole ribonucleotide mutase, with translation MKELLAPIVSVVMGSDSDFPIMSETIKILEDFGIPHEVFLTSAHRSPERTASFAKKASQRGIKIIIVGAGAAAHLAGVIASQSLLPVIGIPIDATALGGIDALLSIAQMPGGVPVATMAVGKAGARNAALLAIRILALEDDSLQKKLRLFIQNMAREIEKKQENITSCRKS, from the coding sequence ATGAAAGAACTATTAGCGCCTATCGTCAGTGTAGTTATGGGGAGTGACTCCGACTTTCCCATCATGAGCGAAACCATCAAGATTCTTGAAGACTTTGGAATTCCCCACGAGGTCTTTTTGACATCAGCCCATCGTTCGCCGGAAAGGACAGCCTCCTTTGCGAAGAAGGCATCCCAGAGGGGCATCAAGATTATCATTGTCGGCGCCGGAGCGGCGGCTCATCTGGCCGGTGTTATTGCCTCCCAGTCACTCCTCCCGGTAATCGGGATACCAATAGATGCAACAGCGCTCGGCGGGATAGACGCACTATTATCTATTGCGCAAATGCCCGGCGGCGTACCTGTTGCCACAATGGCCGTGGGCAAGGCGGGGGCTAGAAACGCCGCTTTGCTTGCTATCCGCATCCTGGCCCTGGAAGATGACAGCCTTCAGAAAAAATTACGTTTATTTATTCAAAATATGGCCAGGGAGATTGAAAAAAAACAGGAAAACATCACATCATGCCGAAAATCCTGA
- a CDS encoding cell division protein ZapB: protein MELVKFEELESKIKNLIEEHTLLKKKNHELEELLKTKGRELEEANNKIGGLNEGRNIIRTKVDSLLDLLQDINVP from the coding sequence GTGGAACTTGTTAAATTTGAAGAATTAGAAAGCAAAATCAAGAATCTTATCGAAGAACATACATTGTTGAAAAAAAAGAATCATGAGTTAGAAGAACTTCTTAAAACGAAAGGACGGGAGTTAGAAGAGGCGAACAATAAAATAGGGGGATTAAACGAGGGAAGGAATATAATACGCACGAAGGTGGACTCGCTGCTTGATTTGCTTCAGGATATCAATGTACCATAA
- a CDS encoding hemolysin family protein, with protein MDNMVTFIVILLCLCLEGLYSGGEIAFISSDINRIRYKAKKGSRSARLALKLLESPEWFLATTLTGTNVSIVTSTTLATALFITMLGTARGEMASMLVMVPTLLLMIVSRSLFRQHAETMAIKLAHFIWYSSFLFFPVVYLVAKLSRGTLKISTGEAGHPYSYVTKNGLKYILEKQGVNTDILSVEKDMVRNIIDFSDVTVGRIMVPLSKMISLPVTATLQEATKLAAEKNYLRIPVYRDQIFNIIGILHYFDLLENLREQVATRSNVSENETIACCLKPVVFYVPETKIAKDLLIELHVRGERMAVVVDEYGGAVGIVTVEDILEEVVGEIDDEYDTGEKLYKKIGPGKYLFNAQIHIDKVKQVTAVEIPEGDYETLGGFLLYEMGKIPKRRDALRHGNILFVIEDADAKSIKEVLIELPLDVDMDVEN; from the coding sequence ATGGATAACATGGTCACGTTTATAGTCATCTTGCTGTGTTTATGCCTGGAAGGTTTGTACTCCGGGGGAGAGATTGCATTTATCTCCTCGGATATAAACCGTATCCGGTACAAGGCGAAGAAGGGTTCCCGATCCGCCCGGCTTGCCTTAAAACTTCTTGAATCGCCTGAATGGTTTTTAGCCACCACCCTGACGGGGACCAATGTGTCTATCGTGACCAGCACAACCTTGGCAACGGCCCTTTTCATCACCATGCTGGGTACAGCCCGGGGCGAAATGGCTTCTATGCTGGTCATGGTTCCCACACTGCTGCTGATGATTGTATCAAGAAGTCTCTTCCGGCAGCATGCGGAAACGATGGCTATAAAACTTGCCCACTTTATCTGGTATTCGTCCTTTCTCTTCTTCCCGGTGGTATATCTCGTTGCGAAGCTCTCCCGGGGGACGTTAAAAATATCTACCGGTGAGGCCGGTCATCCATACTCATATGTTACGAAAAATGGATTGAAATATATTCTTGAAAAGCAGGGAGTAAACACCGATATTCTGAGTGTGGAAAAAGACATGGTTAGGAACATCATTGATTTTTCTGATGTAACGGTTGGCAGAATCATGGTTCCTCTATCAAAAATGATTTCCCTCCCCGTGACGGCAACATTACAGGAAGCTACAAAGCTTGCAGCAGAAAAAAATTATCTGCGCATTCCCGTTTATCGTGATCAGATTTTTAATATCATAGGCATTTTGCATTATTTCGATCTTCTGGAAAATCTGCGTGAACAGGTGGCAACTCGGTCAAATGTTTCAGAAAATGAAACGATAGCATGTTGCTTGAAACCGGTGGTCTTTTATGTTCCGGAAACGAAAATCGCCAAGGATTTGCTGATTGAATTACATGTCCGGGGTGAGCGGATGGCCGTCGTCGTTGACGAATATGGAGGAGCTGTGGGTATTGTGACGGTAGAGGATATATTGGAAGAGGTTGTGGGGGAAATTGACGATGAATATGATACGGGTGAAAAATTGTATAAAAAGATAGGCCCGGGGAAATATCTCTTCAATGCCCAGATACATATTGACAAAGTGAAACAGGTTACTGCAGTTGAAATTCCTGAAGGTGATTATGAAACCCTTGGTGGTTTCTTGCTTTATGAGATGGGAAAGATACCCAAAAGGAGGGATGCATTAAGACATGGGAACATCCTTTTTGTAATAGAAGATGCAGACGCAAAATCCATCAAAGAGGTTTTAATTGAATTACCCCTCGATGTTGATATGGATGTCGAAAATTGA
- the dusB gene encoding tRNA dihydrouridine synthase DusB — protein sequence MQVKIGNLTLKNNVFLAPMAGITNLPFRTLVREFGCALAFTEMISANGLIRRTEKSYRYLDSSPKDKPLGVQIFGSDPVVLSEAARIVTDQGADLLDINMGCPVKKVVKTGAGAALMKEPGKVCLILQAVRKATSLPLTVKIRSGWSQGEMKALEIAHIAEDCGVNAVILHPRTADQGFSGAADWGIIEAVKKNVYIPVIGSGDIGSPEGACRMITTTGSDGVMVGRGALGNPWIIRDIVSYCEDWKNSRTPLPSEREDVIRHHMDMEIKYSGESLGVRNFRKHLLWYTKGLRGGSLFREMVGRIYDKNTILDVIHRFLHSVV from the coding sequence ATGCAAGTAAAAATTGGAAATTTGACTCTAAAAAATAACGTTTTTTTAGCACCCATGGCGGGCATTACAAATCTGCCGTTCCGGACTCTCGTGAGAGAATTCGGATGCGCATTAGCATTTACAGAGATGATCAGTGCCAATGGCCTCATCAGACGGACGGAGAAGAGTTATCGCTATCTTGATTCCTCACCGAAGGACAAGCCTTTAGGCGTCCAGATCTTCGGATCCGATCCGGTTGTTCTTTCAGAAGCGGCAAGAATAGTTACAGATCAGGGTGCCGATCTATTGGATATAAACATGGGCTGTCCTGTAAAAAAGGTCGTTAAGACGGGTGCCGGAGCAGCTCTGATGAAGGAACCTGGAAAGGTGTGTCTCATCCTTCAAGCAGTACGAAAGGCGACATCATTACCGTTAACTGTAAAAATTCGCTCAGGATGGAGTCAGGGTGAAATGAAAGCGCTGGAGATTGCTCATATAGCTGAAGATTGTGGAGTAAATGCAGTGATCCTGCATCCCCGCACAGCTGATCAGGGATTCAGTGGGGCGGCAGACTGGGGTATTATTGAGGCTGTAAAAAAGAACGTGTACATTCCTGTAATAGGAAGTGGGGATATAGGAAGTCCCGAGGGTGCTTGCAGAATGATAACCACAACCGGTTCCGATGGTGTGATGGTGGGAAGGGGGGCGCTTGGAAATCCTTGGATTATAAGAGATATCGTATCATATTGTGAGGATTGGAAGAATTCGCGGACGCCGCTCCCCTCAGAGAGAGAGGATGTTATAAGGCATCATATGGACATGGAAATAAAATACTCAGGGGAAAGTCTCGGTGTCAGGAATTTCCGGAAACACCTTCTCTGGTATACAAAGGGATTAAGAGGTGGCTCTCTATTCAGAGAAATGGTGGGTAGGATATATGATAAGAATACAATATTAGATGTAATTCACCGTTTTTTGCACTCAGTCGTTTGA
- a CDS encoding L-threonylcarbamoyladenylate synthase, whose translation MPKILKINPQNPDISLIAEAVNILEGGGVVAYPTETFYGLGADCRNENAIEKIFLIKGRNIKNPLSVMIGDLGDLKDLVQEIPQCALLLMDKFWPGALTLVFTASQNVSPRITAGTGKIGIRISSHPIATALAKALRHPVTATSANPSGAGECTSTHEIIEFIGDRIDAVIDGGRAPGGKGSTIVDTTANPPVILREGAISNSLILNVLEYK comes from the coding sequence ATGCCGAAAATCCTGAAAATCAATCCCCAAAATCCTGACATATCCCTCATTGCTGAAGCGGTAAATATTCTCGAGGGCGGAGGAGTCGTTGCTTATCCGACAGAAACCTTTTATGGACTCGGCGCCGACTGCCGAAACGAAAATGCAATTGAAAAAATCTTCCTAATCAAGGGAAGAAATATAAAGAATCCCCTTTCCGTTATGATTGGAGACCTTGGTGATTTAAAAGACCTTGTCCAGGAGATCCCGCAATGTGCTCTCCTCCTTATGGACAAATTCTGGCCGGGGGCGCTTACCCTCGTATTTACGGCTTCCCAAAACGTTTCTCCCCGCATAACGGCAGGGACCGGTAAAATCGGCATTCGCATCTCCAGCCACCCTATCGCAACCGCTCTGGCAAAAGCCCTTCGTCACCCCGTTACGGCAACCAGCGCCAACCCTTCCGGGGCAGGTGAATGCACTTCAACTCATGAAATTATTGAATTCATAGGAGATCGAATCGATGCCGTTATCGACGGTGGACGGGCCCCCGGAGGAAAAGGATCAACGATCGTCGACACAACCGCCAATCCACCGGTGATTCTGCGGGAGGGAGCCATTTCCAACTCCCTGATTCTCAATGTCCTTGAATACAAATGA
- a CDS encoding NTP transferase domain-containing protein, giving the protein MNECEKRKVSAIILAAGKGTRMKSDMAKVLQPLCGKPLLTYSVNVAREVGVEKIAVIIGHQADLVRDVFKDQGLIFVEQHEQLGTGHAVLQAKDTFRNYDGTILILCGDVPLLLSSTARALLEDHIYEKSVVTVLTTILDDPYGYGRVIKAGGEGEVVRIVEEKDALTDEKTIKEINTGIYCVECNFLFEAVAEIGDENVQNEYYLTDIVGIAWKKGFKSRSFIAANSVEVMGINTLGDLGRASERLMICK; this is encoded by the coding sequence ATGAATGAATGTGAAAAAAGGAAGGTGAGTGCCATCATATTGGCTGCAGGAAAAGGGACAAGAATGAAGTCGGATATGGCGAAGGTTCTCCAGCCTCTCTGCGGTAAGCCTTTGCTGACGTATTCAGTCAATGTTGCAAGGGAAGTTGGCGTGGAAAAGATTGCGGTAATTATCGGTCATCAAGCGGATCTCGTCAGGGATGTTTTCAAGGATCAGGGGTTGATCTTTGTAGAGCAGCATGAGCAACTAGGAACAGGGCATGCTGTTCTTCAGGCGAAAGATACATTCCGTAATTATGATGGTACGATCCTTATTTTATGCGGTGATGTTCCGCTATTGCTGTCTTCGACAGCCAGGGCTCTCCTTGAAGATCATATTTATGAAAAATCGGTTGTTACGGTTCTGACAACCATCCTCGATGATCCCTACGGTTATGGACGAGTGATTAAGGCAGGGGGAGAAGGGGAGGTAGTGCGGATTGTAGAAGAAAAGGATGCGTTGACTGACGAGAAGACAATCAAGGAGATCAATACAGGTATATACTGTGTTGAGTGTAATTTCCTCTTCGAAGCGGTTGCAGAAATCGGCGATGAAAATGTTCAGAACGAATATTATCTTACGGATATCGTTGGCATCGCCTGGAAAAAGGGTTTCAAGAGCAGGTCATTCATCGCTGCAAATTCCGTTGAAGTAATGGGTATTAACACGCTTGGTGATCTCGGAAGGGCATCTGAACGTTTGATGATATGCAAGTAA